In a single window of the Bradysia coprophila strain Holo2 unplaced genomic scaffold, BU_Bcop_v1 contig_111, whole genome shotgun sequence genome:
- the LOC119073045 gene encoding uncharacterized protein LOC119073045 has product MSTKLWKERPPGREQIELEKMFKNQEIDPRRDSPDSVKRRNDLFKDFSAPVFANHFRKTKAKLGLSATVVNYDEGPSSIPEMGGFDVRERSRTPPEIITSESKQKEQINNIRHNSAPCWTWTYTDHDKKKDFVCVAVPAVSGKKAKFSISEDGLQITIKYEWPEVMFKANELFSKSNADGRKLLMNHPKVHSFVSYLNECGVTEKSSLQGDSIIDLPKKIQRENDSWTMEKVLVSDTKMILLEFSAFQKSLMINDADTSLDF; this is encoded by the exons ATGTCTACAAAATTGTGGAAAGAAAGACCACCGGGCCGTGAACAAATCGAGCTAGAAAAGATGTTCAAGAACCAGGAAATCGATCCTCGTCGTGACTCGCCAGATAGCGTTAAGCGAAGGAATGATCTATTCAAGGATTTCAGTGCACCGGTCTTTGCCAATCACTTTCgcaaaacaaaagcaaaattgGGATTAAGTG CCACTGTGGTGAATTACGACGAAGGACCATCATCTATTCCTGAGATGGGGGGATTCGACGTAAGAGAGAGGTCGCGTACACCACCAGAAATTATTACGTCTGAATCCAAACAGAAGGAGCAAATTAACAATATCAGACATAACAGTGCGCCATGCTGGACATGGACATATACTGACCACGACAAGAAAAAGGATTTTGTATGTGTTGCGGTTCCAGCAGTGTCTGGAAAAAAAgccaaattttctatttcggAAGATGGATTGCAAATCACCATTAAATACGAGTGGCCAGAAGTTATGTTCAAGGCAAATGAGCTATTTAGCAAGTCAAATGCTGACGGACGGAAACTTTTGATGAATCATCCGAAGGTTCACTCCTTTGTATCGTATTTAAATGAATGTGGAGTCACCGAAAAATCTTCATTGCAAGGGGACAGCATCATAGACTTGCCGAAAAAAATACAACGGGAAAATGATTCTTGGACGATGGAGAAAGTGTTAGTTTCGGACACTAAAATGATTCTTTTGGAATTTTCAGCATTCCAAAAATCGTTAATGATAAATGATGCAGACACATCActtgatttttaa
- the LOC119073046 gene encoding uncharacterized protein LOC119073046 yields the protein MNEQAFLTLGNVYTESKSTSSKYVALRRFKAFFGVTPRICSLTWDKIKQSVPSGGAPKHLLWSLCFLKQYSVEHNRRSIFHADEKTICKWTWIFVELLSELDVIDWEDRFEGAANGQTCFVTIDGVDFKINEPTPFSAGWYSHKFRAAGLRYEISLNIRTGFIVWVFGGYPCGLYPDLKLAREAFVPSLKNGERAMADKGYKDAKRFILPNITNTKEHALYMSRHETVNRRIKQFQILKQVYRHSIQKHPMIVHAVANLTQLMLKNGHPLFCVI from the exons ATGAATGAACAAGCCTTTTTGACGTTGGGGAACGTTTATACCGAATCTAAGTCGACATCAAGTAAATATGTTGCACTGAGACGCTTCAAAGCGTTCTTCGGCGTTACTCCCCGAATTTGCAGTCTGACATGGgacaaaattaaacaaagtGTACCGAGTGGAGGTGCTCCGAAACATCTCCTGTGGAGCTTATGTTTCTTAAAACAATATTCAGTGGAACATAATCGGCGATCAATATTTCACGCCGACGAAAAAACTATCTGTAAATGGACGTGGATATTCGTTGAGTTACTCTCAGAGTTAGACGTG ATTGATTGGGAAGACCGTTTCGAAGGCGCCGCGAACGGACAGACATGCTTTGTTACGATCGACGGAGTTGACTTCAAAATTAATGAACCAACGCCATTCAGTGCTGGATGGTACAGTCATAAATTCAGAGCTGCTGGTCTGCGGTATGAAATATCTCTGAATATTCGAACTGGATTCATAGTTTGGGTATTCGGTGGCTACCCTTGTGGTTTGTATCCCGATTTGAAACTTGCACGTGAAGCTTTTGTACcatctttaaaaaatggtgaaCGTGCCATGGCTGACAAAGGGTACAAAGATGCAAAACGTTTCATTTTACCCAACATTACAAATACAAAAGAACATGCGTTGTACATGTCACGTCATGAAACCGTTAACCGACGCATAAAGCAGTTTCAAATACTCAAGCAAGTTTATCGTCATTCTATACAAAAACATCCAATGATTGTGCATGCAGTTGCAAATTTGACGCAATTGATGCTAAAAAATGGGCATCCTTTATTTTGCGTCATTTGA